A region of the bacterium genome:
ATCGGAAGCGACCTTGCTGACCAGTTTGTTGCCCGCCACTCCGGCGATGGCATCGAGCCGCAGACGATCATGGATTTCCCGCCGGGCCCGGCTGGCGGCATCTATCACGGTGCCGAACAGTTTAGCCGATCCGGTCATATCCAGATAAGCGTGGCCGAAGCGAAAAGGTTCCAAGATGGGGGTGAATTGTTGCAGGATGGACAGCAGCGCTCGGGTGGCGCGTTGATAAAGATCCTCATTCGGCGGCAGAATGATCACCTCCGGGCACTGTTTTACCGCCTGGCTCAAGGGCATACCGCGATACACGC
Encoded here:
- a CDS encoding DNA polymerase IV, translated to MSRSVIHIDVTDFHIAVERVLEPRLRQRPVVIAVETAGRSLIYAASREAGQNGVYRGMPLSQAVKQCPEVIILPPNEDLYQRATRALLSILQQFTPILEPFRFGHAYLDMTGSAKLFGTVIDAASRARREIHDRLRLDAIAGVAGNKLVSKVASD